One genomic segment of Hevea brasiliensis isolate MT/VB/25A 57/8 chromosome 3, ASM3005281v1, whole genome shotgun sequence includes these proteins:
- the LOC110664871 gene encoding L-type lectin-domain containing receptor kinase V.9-like, which yields MSSKILMLYFFLKLAFADKNNHAGFLFDGYFKLSGSAEVNQTNMSSEVIFTDSGLSEASQVFYNDSFKFKNSTTGSVFSFSTTFIFAVVSNDTEFSGHGLAFAISPSKGIPGAFPNQYLGLFNATNNGKDSNHVVAVELDTDQDFQFNDRDDNHLGIDINGLVSVESATAGYYNNQWNFKVLDLKSGNPLQVWVEYESSNQKLNVTIHPISVPKPKLPLLSLKRDLSPYFFEFMYVGFSSSSGSKSSHYILGWSFRMNGQAEEINLSRLPHIPRSTGENEEGAGDGYRKKQKILVVVLSLTGGIFLLLLIFGALVMISRRRKFIQVLEDWEVLYGPHRFSYKDLFIATKGFRDRQLLGKGGFGRVYKGILPFSNVQIAVKRISHDSRQGIREFVAEIATIGRLRHPNLVRLLGYCRRESELFLVYDYMPNGSLDKFLYQIPNYILNWKQRFKIIKDVAAALFYLHQQWVQVIIHRDIKPANVLIDNDMNAKLGDFGLARLCDHGNDPQTSHVAGTPGYIDPDIVQSGKSNTCTDLYAFGVFMLEVTCGRRPVDPRTSQEKVMLIDWVLNCLDNDAILDTIDSRLANEYVLHEAELVLKLGLLCSHPVAAVRPSMSTVVQILDGAAQLPENVSAIIKSRDSGYAFCQAGLANEFPSGITSIASLTVTESFAYYGR from the coding sequence ATGTCTTCTAAAATTCTCAtgctatatttcttcctgaagctTGCATTTGCAGACAAAAACAATCATGCCGGATTCTTGTTCGATGGTTACTTCAAGTTGAGTGGAAGTGCAGAGGTAAACCAGACCAACATGTCCTCTGAAGTGATATTTACAGATAGTGGGCTAAGCGAAGCAAGCCAAGTCTTCTATAACGATTCTTTCAAATTCAAGAACTCAACAACTGGTTCTGTCTTCTCCTTCTCTACCACCTTCATCTTTGCAGTAGTATCCAATGACACTGAATTCAGTGGCCATGGACTTGCCTTCGCTATTTCGCCATCAAAAGGTATTCCTGGAGCCTTTCCAAATCAGTATCTTGGTCTTTTCAATGCAACTAACAATGGAAAAGATTCAAATCATGTTGTTGCAGTAGAGCTTGACACAGACCAAGATTTCCAGTTTAATGACAGAGATGATAACCATCTGGGGATTGATATTAATGGGTTGGTCTCGGTGGAATCTGCTACTGCTGGGTACTATAATAATCAATGGAATTTCAAAGTGTTAGATCTCAAAAGTGGTAATCCACTGCAAGTCTGGGTTGAATATGAGAGCTCTAATCAAAAACTCAATGTCACGATCCATCCAATAAGCGTACCTAAACCTAAGCTTCCCCTTTTATCCTTGAAGAGAGATCTTTCCCCTTATTTCTTTGAGTTTATGTATGTTGGTTTCTCATCTTCTAGTGGATCTAAATCTTCTCACTATATATTGGGTTGGAGTTTCAGGATGAATGGTCAAGCTGAGGAGATTAACTTGTCTAGACTTCCTCATATACCTCGTTCGACAGGAGAAAATGAAGAGGGTGCAGGCGATGGATATAGAAAAAAGCAAAAGATTTTGGTAGTTGTATTATCTTTAACAGGGGGCATTTTCCTCCTACTCTTGATTTTTGGAGCACTTGTTATGATTTCAAGAAGAAGAAAGTTCATTCAGGTACTAGAGGATTGGGAGGTGCTATATGGACCTCATAGGTTCTCCTATAAGGACCTATTCATTGCTACGAAAGGCTTTAGAGATAGGCAACTTCTTGGAAAAGGGGGTTTTGGCAGGGTATACAAAGGTATTCTGCCATTCTCAAATGTTCAAATTGCAGTGAAGAGAATTTCACACGATTCCAGGCAAGGAATAAGAGAATTCGTAGCTGAAATTGCAACCATTGGCCGTCTCAGGCACCCAAACTTGGTTAGACTTCTGGGCTATTGCAGGCGCGAGAGTGAACTTTTCTTAGTTTATGACTATATGCCTAATGGAAGTCTTGACAAGTTCCTTTATCAAATACCCAATTACATACTAAACTGGAAGCAAAGATTCAAAATCATCAAAGATGTGGCAGCCGCACTCTTCTATCTGCACCAACAATGGGTACAAGTTATAATCCACAGAGACATCAAGCCTGCCAATGTACTCATCGACAATGACATGAATGCTAAGCTAGGAGATTTCGGGCTTGCCAGGTTATGTGATCACGGAAATGATCCTCAAACCTCTCATGTAGCTGGTACTCCTGGCTACATAGACCCAGATATTGTGCAGAGTGGAAAATCAAACACATGTACTGATCTATATGCATTTGGGGTCTTTATGCTCGAGGTTACATGTGGTAGAAGGCCTGTGGATCCTCGAACTTCACAGGAAAAAGTAATGTTGATCGATTGGGTATTGAATTGCTTGGATAACGATGCTATTTTGGACACAATTGATAGTAGACTAGCGAATGAGTATGTCTTGCATGAAGCTGAATTGGTGTTGAAGCTTGGCTTGCTATGTTCACACCCTGTGGCTGCAGTTAGGCCGAGCATGTCTACTGTAGTCCAAATTTTAGATGGAGCTGCTCAGTTGCCAGAAAATGTAAGTGCTATAATCAAATCTCGAGATTCTGGTTATGCCTTCTGTCAAGCAGGCCTAGCCAATGAATTCCCTTCTGGGATCACTTCCATTGCTTCATTGACAGTTACAGAATCATTTGCCTATTATGGCCgttaa